In the genome of Salinispirillum sp. LH 10-3-1, one region contains:
- the fliM gene encoding flagellar motor switch protein FliM encodes MQDLLSQDEIDALLHGIDDGAVEEDGAVDPDGVRPYDITSQDRIVRGRMPTLEMINERFARYTRISMFNFLRRSADVASGGIQILKFGEYIHTLYVPTSLNLVKVRPLRGTALFILDAKLVFKLVDNFFGGDGRHAKIEGREFTPTEIRVVQMVLSQVFSDMKEAWGAVMGVDFEYVSSEVNPAMANIVSPSEVVVVSTFHVELDGGGGDLHVTLPYSMIEPVREILDAGVQSDVDEIDERWVQSLQRDIMDAKITITARVAQRDISLKHLVDIKPGDIIPIEMPESTIMSANGVPIFETQLGQSRDQLALKIKRPLERERREETDIASVVLANRRALQQARREAEEAAEQKKIEEQQKRMRRR; translated from the coding sequence ATGCAGGACTTACTGTCACAAGACGAAATTGATGCGCTCTTACACGGTATCGATGACGGTGCCGTTGAAGAGGACGGCGCGGTTGACCCCGATGGTGTGCGGCCCTATGACATAACCAGTCAGGACCGTATCGTTCGTGGGCGTATGCCGACGCTGGAAATGATCAATGAGCGCTTTGCGCGCTATACGCGCATCAGCATGTTTAATTTCTTGCGGCGCAGTGCCGACGTGGCGTCTGGTGGTATTCAGATTCTCAAGTTCGGTGAGTACATACATACTCTGTACGTACCGACCAGCCTGAACTTGGTAAAGGTCAGGCCGCTGCGTGGCACTGCACTCTTTATTTTGGACGCCAAGTTGGTCTTCAAGCTGGTAGACAATTTCTTTGGTGGTGATGGCCGTCACGCCAAGATAGAAGGTCGAGAATTTACCCCGACGGAGATTCGCGTCGTACAGATGGTGCTCTCTCAAGTGTTCTCTGATATGAAAGAGGCGTGGGGCGCGGTGATGGGTGTCGACTTCGAGTACGTTTCCTCCGAAGTAAACCCTGCGATGGCTAACATTGTCAGTCCGAGTGAAGTTGTCGTCGTCAGCACCTTCCATGTCGAGCTGGACGGCGGTGGCGGTGATCTTCATGTGACGCTGCCGTACTCGATGATCGAGCCGGTGCGCGAGATACTGGACGCCGGTGTGCAAAGTGATGTGGACGAGATTGATGAACGTTGGGTACAGTCTTTGCAGCGTGACATCATGGACGCCAAAATTACCATCACGGCACGGGTAGCGCAGCGTGATATTTCCCTGAAGCATCTGGTGGACATCAAACCGGGTGACATTATCCCCATTGAAATGCCGGAGTCGACCATTATGTCGGCCAATGGCGTCCCTATTTTCGAGACACAATTGGGGCAGTCGCGCGATCAGCTGGCGTTGAAGATTAAACGACCTCTGGAGCGTGAACGTCGTGAAGAAACAGATATCGCTTCGGTGGTTCTTGCCAATCGCCGAGCGCTGCAGCAAGCACGTCGAGAGGCGGAGGAAGCGGCAGAGCAAAAGAAAATAGAAGAGCAGCAAAAACGAATGCGACGCCGATAA
- a CDS encoding flagellar basal body-associated FliL family protein, producing MTEQNNDVTEDDGAGKRKLLKILLMVIGLLLVIGLSVGLTLFLTRGWTNQPVDPELMGIEAVRGPAHYMALSPEFIVTYEVNSRQRFLKADIAIRTRDQRALDVLTQHMPLVRNNIIQTLSERDFSDLQTDAGREELVQSITEAVQGVMETLTGQPGIESVLFTNYVIQ from the coding sequence ATGACTGAACAAAACAATGATGTGACAGAAGACGATGGCGCAGGTAAGCGCAAGCTCCTCAAAATTCTGTTAATGGTTATAGGGTTATTGCTGGTAATTGGTCTTTCGGTCGGTTTAACGCTGTTCTTAACCCGTGGCTGGACCAACCAGCCGGTAGACCCTGAATTGATGGGCATAGAAGCAGTGCGAGGGCCAGCCCACTACATGGCACTCTCGCCTGAATTTATCGTCACATACGAAGTAAACAGTCGGCAACGCTTTCTTAAAGCCGACATTGCGATTAGAACGCGTGATCAACGTGCATTAGATGTATTGACACAACACATGCCCTTGGTGCGCAACAACATTATACAGACGCTCAGCGAACGCGACTTCAGTGATTTACAAACGGACGCCGGGCGAGAGGAACTTGTACAGAGTATCACCGAGGCTGTGCAAGGGGTGATGGAAACGCTGACCGGACAGCCTGGCATTGAGTCGGTGCTGTTTACCAATTACGTGATCCAGTAA
- a CDS encoding flagellar hook-length control protein FliK produces MLDNIISVNSNNDTASRTAVRAPSAAQGADQQPAAREDRGFSRHYETAQARSARVKPEQAQVRNQNQSTQQSALERQEARASQAAQSGNKLPANHSSILPVSGNFLPPDADNTRLAVSGEQSYALEELPSLPEGVSISIEVMQEIDADVDSVPSDLNELALTDEEAEALRAVLQAVSPGVEDMPESVLAALRDGGLERLRELVLADMERKANLDASAVQYDDAEDGALAALLASLQTFIEELELDSATDDEVATTDPVPVDRSALAVLSDDQRALLKQWAANLVGNAEDSKETLASVAADSTMSGLPSTDTSADTKESASGAGADDIEQAPTILNTVAALAAEAESDADTDTVTGSRKPGSESSQGSSTSSAASNLAANVATAGNTNNLVTDEATLVRQPMDAAVVRENIARQDTEALIKQHLERELPVRNSATEVTHRLTERLVMMVSRDIQTATIRLDPPDLGKLDIRITTTNEQVQVQVVTHQPVVRDLLEQHAHRLREMLEQQGFAKVDVNVSDQSQQDRERAEGNGDGGSNGQDEEGEALVATDNVRRSVGLVDHYV; encoded by the coding sequence ATGCTGGATAACATTATTTCTGTCAATTCAAATAATGACACTGCTTCGCGCACGGCCGTGCGCGCACCCAGTGCCGCACAGGGCGCTGACCAGCAGCCTGCAGCGCGGGAAGATCGCGGCTTTAGTCGCCATTATGAGACGGCACAAGCGCGCTCGGCCCGAGTAAAGCCTGAGCAAGCCCAGGTGCGCAACCAAAATCAATCTACGCAGCAATCCGCATTAGAACGCCAAGAGGCAAGGGCAAGCCAAGCGGCACAAAGCGGCAACAAATTACCTGCAAATCATTCAAGCATATTGCCTGTTTCAGGAAATTTCTTGCCGCCTGATGCCGATAATACACGGCTTGCTGTGTCGGGAGAGCAGTCCTACGCTCTGGAAGAATTGCCGAGCCTACCAGAAGGTGTGAGCATTTCTATTGAAGTCATGCAGGAAATAGATGCGGACGTAGATTCGGTTCCATCCGATCTTAATGAATTGGCGTTGACCGATGAGGAAGCCGAAGCATTGCGTGCGGTATTGCAGGCAGTATCTCCGGGTGTCGAAGATATGCCAGAAAGCGTTTTAGCGGCATTGCGTGATGGTGGTCTGGAACGACTGCGTGAGCTTGTTTTGGCTGACATGGAGCGTAAGGCAAACCTTGATGCGAGTGCAGTCCAGTATGACGATGCCGAAGATGGAGCGTTAGCAGCATTGCTTGCCTCGTTACAGACCTTTATCGAAGAGCTCGAGCTCGACAGTGCAACGGACGATGAAGTCGCGACGACAGATCCTGTACCCGTTGACCGTAGCGCGTTAGCTGTGTTGTCCGACGATCAGAGAGCGCTGCTAAAGCAGTGGGCTGCCAACTTGGTAGGCAATGCAGAGGACTCTAAAGAAACTTTAGCCAGCGTTGCGGCGGATTCTACAATGAGCGGGCTTCCGTCTACCGATACCTCAGCCGACACTAAAGAGAGTGCGAGCGGTGCTGGGGCGGATGATATTGAACAAGCGCCAACTATATTGAATACAGTAGCCGCATTAGCGGCTGAGGCGGAGTCCGATGCGGACACTGATACCGTAACCGGCTCCCGCAAGCCAGGCAGTGAATCTTCGCAGGGCAGCAGCACCAGCAGCGCAGCCAGTAACTTGGCAGCCAATGTGGCCACGGCAGGTAACACCAATAATCTGGTGACCGATGAAGCAACCTTGGTACGCCAGCCGATGGATGCAGCCGTGGTGCGCGAAAACATTGCGCGCCAGGATACAGAAGCCTTGATCAAGCAGCATCTGGAGCGCGAGCTACCCGTGCGCAACAGTGCCACTGAGGTGACACATAGGCTCACGGAACGCCTGGTGATGATGGTGAGCCGCGATATTCAAACGGCTACCATTCGGTTAGATCCACCGGACTTGGGTAAGTTAGATATTCGTATTACTACCACGAATGAACAGGTTCAGGTGCAGGTGGTGACCCATCAGCCGGTGGTGCGCGACCTACTGGAACAGCATGCGCATCGTTTGCGCGAAATGCTGGAGCAACAAGGGTTCGCTAAGGTTGACGTAAATGTGTCGGATCAGTCCCAACAGGATCGAGAGCGTGCTGAGGGCAATGGTGACGGCGGCTCGAATGGTCAGGATGAAGAAGGCGAAGCGTTGGTCGCCACAGATAATGTACGCCGAAGCGTGGGATTAGTGGATCATTATGTATAA
- a CDS encoding Hpt domain-containing protein → MSNDSLDLRALTELQNIMEEDFILLIETFISDADDRMNDILEAVGDWQRLRRAAHAFKGSSSNIGAIKLANLCKALEHHAMEVQEDAGVAEQVAQIKEEKGIVAEALATRFLN, encoded by the coding sequence ATGAGCAATGACAGCCTTGATCTTCGTGCACTGACAGAGCTGCAGAACATCATGGAAGAAGATTTTATATTGCTGATTGAAACCTTCATCAGTGATGCGGATGATCGTATGAATGATATTCTCGAGGCGGTCGGCGATTGGCAGCGCTTACGGCGTGCTGCGCATGCGTTTAAGGGGAGTTCGTCGAACATCGGGGCAATCAAACTAGCGAACCTCTGCAAAGCGCTGGAGCATCATGCAATGGAGGTGCAGGAGGATGCTGGCGTCGCCGAGCAAGTTGCACAAATAAAAGAGGAAAAAGGTATCGTGGCTGAAGCATTGGCCACACGATTTCTTAATTGA
- a CDS encoding fused response regulator/phosphatase, translating to MKDVLKILIAEDNETDRLILSRIISREGHSVSLAVNGAQAVELYERGRHDIVLLDALMPIKDGFEAARAIRELAGEELVPIIFLTSLQDVDSLTRCLESGGDDFLSKPYNSLILKAKIKAFGRMRSMHAALSDNHRQLLLEQTVAKNVFDNVTYSGSLAASNIRYSLSPIAMFNGDTVLAQHRPDGGLHVFLGDFTGHGLPAAIGAMPIADTFYGMTSKGFELEEIIREMNNKLCKILPTGIFCCGAAVHIDMAEKTARLWLGGVPDCYLYYASSGQILPFGSSNIPLGITTGKKFTVLTEEFSMQNGDRLFLWSDGIIEAENEDLTMFGEDRLRAVFQDAARPEDIYPDLLTAVDSFIGIGERSDDITLVEVTMSDPVVADLEYLEEAADRIPPALDWEVSFIFSTITLKNHNPMPLVMHVLSETEGLKPYISQLYTLIAELYSNALEHGVLQLDSGLKKTGAGFGRYYQERQERLEQLVHGEVRLLLRQIPLGRGGRITVRVEDSGNGFNHAGRVYDEGTDLNYSGRGLNLLRKLCTRVEYFGCGNQVEVDFEWPRRRLGEVGNEQ from the coding sequence ATGAAAGATGTCCTCAAGATACTGATCGCCGAGGATAACGAAACGGATCGGCTGATTCTCTCACGGATTATCAGCCGAGAAGGCCACTCAGTGTCGCTGGCCGTTAATGGCGCACAAGCGGTGGAGCTTTATGAGCGCGGACGGCACGATATCGTATTGTTAGATGCCTTGATGCCGATAAAAGATGGCTTTGAGGCAGCCCGCGCTATTCGTGAACTGGCGGGTGAAGAGTTGGTACCGATTATCTTCTTAACGTCTCTACAAGACGTTGATTCTCTTACGCGCTGCCTTGAATCTGGCGGTGATGACTTCCTCTCTAAGCCTTACAACAGTCTTATCTTGAAAGCCAAAATCAAGGCTTTTGGGCGGATGCGTAGTATGCATGCTGCGCTGAGTGATAATCATCGGCAGTTGCTGCTGGAGCAAACGGTTGCAAAGAATGTGTTCGACAATGTGACCTATTCTGGCAGTTTGGCCGCCAGCAATATCCGTTATTCCTTGTCGCCCATCGCCATGTTCAACGGTGATACCGTATTGGCCCAACATCGCCCCGATGGCGGGCTACACGTTTTCTTGGGTGACTTTACCGGGCATGGCTTACCCGCAGCAATAGGGGCGATGCCCATTGCTGACACGTTTTATGGTATGACTTCCAAGGGCTTCGAGTTGGAAGAAATTATCCGGGAAATGAATAACAAGCTCTGCAAAATACTGCCTACCGGTATTTTTTGTTGTGGCGCTGCCGTCCATATCGATATGGCGGAAAAGACCGCTCGGTTATGGCTGGGCGGGGTGCCGGACTGCTACCTGTACTACGCATCGTCCGGGCAGATATTACCCTTTGGTTCGAGCAATATTCCTCTCGGCATAACGACCGGCAAGAAGTTCACGGTGCTGACCGAAGAGTTCTCGATGCAGAACGGGGATCGCTTGTTTCTGTGGTCGGATGGCATCATTGAGGCTGAAAACGAAGATTTGACGATGTTTGGTGAAGATCGCTTGCGAGCGGTGTTTCAAGACGCCGCACGACCGGAGGACATTTATCCCGATTTGCTGACCGCAGTAGACAGCTTTATTGGTATTGGTGAGCGTAGTGACGATATTACGCTCGTCGAAGTCACGATGTCTGACCCTGTGGTGGCCGATTTGGAGTATCTAGAAGAGGCTGCTGATCGGATTCCTCCGGCACTGGATTGGGAAGTCAGTTTTATTTTTTCAACCATTACCCTGAAAAATCACAATCCAATGCCGTTGGTGATGCATGTATTGAGTGAAACGGAAGGCTTAAAACCCTATATCAGTCAGCTGTACACGCTGATTGCTGAGCTGTATTCGAACGCGCTGGAACACGGCGTACTGCAACTCGACAGTGGGTTGAAAAAGACCGGAGCCGGTTTCGGGCGTTATTATCAGGAGCGTCAAGAGCGCTTGGAACAATTGGTGCACGGCGAGGTGCGTCTATTGTTGCGGCAAATACCCTTGGGGCGCGGTGGTCGCATTACAGTGCGAGTAGAAGATTCCGGTAATGGTTTTAATCACGCGGGGCGTGTGTATGATGAAGGGACGGATTTGAATTACAGTGGTCGCGGACTGAACTTATTGCGCAAGCTCTGCACGCGAGTGGAGTATTTTGGTTGCGGCAATCAGGTAGAAGTCGATTTTGAGTGGCCACGCAGACGACTGGGTGAGGTAGGTAATGAGCAATGA
- a CDS encoding STAS domain-containing protein produces MTVTAQPSEDRSTLTIQVSGRFDFSSHQEFRKLYESAPADVKHYVIDMTDATYLDSSALGMLLLLRDHAGGDSADIRIVNSNPDVKKILTISNFGQLFTLE; encoded by the coding sequence ATGACCGTAACAGCCCAACCATCGGAAGACCGCTCAACGCTCACCATTCAGGTATCTGGGCGATTTGATTTCAGCTCGCATCAAGAGTTCCGGAAGCTCTACGAATCCGCGCCAGCGGACGTTAAACACTATGTCATAGATATGACCGATGCGACTTACCTCGACAGTTCCGCTCTGGGTATGTTGTTGTTATTGCGTGACCATGCGGGCGGGGACAGTGCCGATATCCGCATTGTTAACAGTAACCCCGATGTTAAAAAAATTCTGACCATTTCTAATTTTGGTCAATTGTTCACGCTCGAATAG
- the fliJ gene encoding flagellar export protein FliJ → MKRSKRLSVVLQLFVQQEEKASQNVQMARVTLEQQQNQLRDLVAYQEEYYQSVTGEAQQTVSIMQWRRLQDYIEQLKGIIAKQEYQVQLAEVDVQRAQDAWQQAYLKRKSLEGMVEKVVMQETLEADKKEQKNLDELVQQLQQSRYNRS, encoded by the coding sequence ATGAAACGCTCTAAACGTTTAAGCGTTGTTTTGCAGCTGTTCGTCCAGCAAGAAGAAAAGGCAAGCCAGAATGTCCAAATGGCGCGCGTGACCTTAGAACAGCAGCAAAACCAATTGCGCGATCTGGTGGCCTACCAAGAAGAATATTATCAATCCGTCACGGGTGAAGCGCAGCAGACCGTCAGTATTATGCAGTGGCGTCGTCTGCAGGACTATATTGAGCAGTTAAAGGGTATTATTGCCAAGCAGGAGTATCAGGTTCAGTTGGCGGAAGTCGATGTGCAGCGCGCACAAGATGCTTGGCAACAGGCGTATCTGAAGCGCAAGTCGCTGGAAGGTATGGTGGAAAAGGTTGTCATGCAGGAAACGCTTGAGGCGGATAAAAAAGAGCAGAAAAATTTAGATGAATTGGTACAGCAGTTACAACAAAGCCGCTACAATCGGTCTTGA
- the fliI gene encoding flagellar protein export ATPase FliI produces MSSSKLGTKLQQILARTPDFVEPPVAGKLTRLVGLTLEASGLSVSVGDRCLVKDAHQTVEAEVVGFTEDKTFLMPVQAMGHLRAGATVVPIASASELVIGDELLSRVVNGFGEPIDGKGPLHCRSRQPLNGEYINPMHRQPIREPLDVGIKAINAMLSVGRGQRLGLFAGSGVGKSVLLGMMTRFTNADIIIVGLIGERGREVKEFIDEILGEEGLARSVVVASPADDPPLLRLRAAQYTTAIAEYYRGQGKNVLLLMDSLTRYAQAQREIALAIGEPPATKGYPPSVFARLPHLVERAGNGEEGGGSITAFYTVLTEGDDQQDPVADSARAILDGHIVLSRRLAEQGHYPAIDIEASISRAMPQVVSEGHLKAAQRFKQLFSRYQQSQDLITIGAYTKGQDKELDSAIHLMPQMRQFLQQGLREKFDYLKSGQLLNALLQNANGPAAAGTADGGTLRRMSPSGGAVQPGSAQAGGGSAPGGREGGIKPVNVPKAPS; encoded by the coding sequence TCGAGCCACCGGTCGCGGGTAAGCTGACCCGCTTGGTTGGGCTGACGTTGGAGGCCTCGGGGTTGTCCGTTTCGGTCGGTGATCGTTGTCTGGTTAAAGACGCCCATCAAACGGTCGAAGCGGAAGTGGTCGGCTTTACCGAAGACAAAACCTTTCTTATGCCTGTGCAAGCCATGGGGCACTTGCGGGCCGGCGCTACGGTGGTGCCGATTGCCAGCGCATCGGAGCTGGTCATCGGTGACGAATTGCTGAGTCGGGTTGTTAACGGTTTTGGGGAGCCTATTGACGGTAAAGGCCCTCTGCATTGTCGTTCACGCCAGCCGCTCAACGGCGAATACATCAATCCTATGCATCGGCAGCCGATTCGTGAGCCACTTGATGTTGGTATCAAAGCCATAAACGCCATGCTATCCGTTGGACGAGGGCAGCGCTTGGGTCTGTTCGCTGGTTCGGGTGTCGGTAAGTCGGTGTTGCTCGGGATGATGACCCGTTTCACCAATGCCGATATCATCATTGTGGGGTTGATTGGTGAACGTGGACGAGAAGTAAAAGAATTTATCGATGAAATACTCGGCGAGGAAGGCTTGGCACGCAGTGTGGTTGTTGCCTCTCCTGCCGATGACCCGCCGTTGCTGCGCTTGCGCGCGGCGCAGTACACCACGGCCATAGCGGAATATTATCGCGGGCAAGGCAAGAACGTACTGCTGTTGATGGACTCCTTGACCCGGTACGCGCAAGCGCAACGTGAAATCGCCCTGGCCATTGGTGAGCCGCCAGCCACCAAGGGGTATCCGCCATCGGTGTTTGCGCGCTTGCCCCATTTGGTCGAGCGGGCGGGTAATGGTGAGGAGGGTGGTGGTTCAATTACCGCATTTTATACCGTGTTGACGGAAGGCGACGACCAACAAGACCCGGTGGCAGATTCCGCACGCGCCATTCTCGATGGACACATTGTACTGTCGCGCCGCTTAGCTGAGCAGGGTCATTATCCAGCCATCGATATCGAGGCTTCCATTAGCCGGGCAATGCCACAGGTCGTTAGCGAAGGACATCTGAAGGCCGCCCAGCGTTTCAAGCAGCTGTTTTCGCGTTACCAGCAAAGTCAGGATCTGATCACCATTGGCGCCTATACTAAAGGGCAAGACAAAGAGCTGGATTCTGCCATTCACCTAATGCCACAGATGCGTCAGTTTTTGCAACAAGGCCTGCGTGAGAAATTTGATTACCTAAAGAGTGGTCAGCTGTTGAATGCCTTGCTGCAGAATGCCAATGGCCCCGCAGCCGCAGGTACTGCTGATGGCGGTACCTTGCGGCGTATGTCACCGTCAGGCGGCGCTGTGCAGCCGGGCTCTGCGCAAGCCGGTGGCGGGTCAGCACCGGGTGGGCGAGAAGGAGGCATTAAGCCTGTTAATGTACCGAAAGCACCGTCATGA